One Peptococcaceae bacterium genomic window, TGGGGAGGCTTGCGGAACTGGGGCCGGAACCACTGGAGGAGGGATTCACGCTGGAGGCGTTTTCTGGCATACTGCGAAACAGAAAGGGTATCATCAAGTCGTTTTTATTGGACCAGCGAAGAATTGCCGGGATCGGCAACATTTATGCCGATGAGATCCTGTTTGCAGCCGGCATAAACCCCAAAAGAAGCATCAAAGACCTGGAACCGGCCGAACTGGAAAGGATTTATGAAGCTGTCCGCGACAGGCTGAAGGAAGGGCTGCGCTTTCGGGGGACTTCCATCCGGGACTATGTGGATGGAATGGGAGAAAGGGGAGGGTTCCAGGAGTACTTAAAGGTATACAACCGGGCGGGTAAACCCTGCCCGCGGTGCGGGGCGACGCTCGCCAAATGCGTGGTGGCGGGGCGAGGAACTGTTTTCTGCCCGCAGTGCCAGCGCTGATTTATGGCGTATACCGGCCGGAGAAGGCGGAAGAGTTACGGTGTGTCAACAAGGCT contains:
- the mutM gene encoding bifunctional DNA-formamidopyrimidine glycosylase/DNA-(apurinic or apyrimidinic site) lyase; the protein is MPELPEVETTRKSLLSLVRGRTIDSVEVFYDGMIKNMPAPEFCRRLAGQMIADVKRRGKYLLFHLTGGYTLVVHLRMTGQLVFSGPEVLPARNTRLVFNLSDGGQLKFMDTRKLGFVYLVPTGCWDQVGRLAELGPEPLEEGFTLEAFSGILRNRKGIIKSFLLDQRRIAGIGNIYADEILFAAGINPKRSIKDLEPAELERIYEAVRDRLKEGLRFRGTSIRDYVDGMGERGGFQEYLKVYNRAGKPCPRCGATLAKCVVAGRGTVFCPQCQR